A genomic segment from Fodinicola acaciae encodes:
- a CDS encoding radical SAM protein produces the protein MLTETIAFDDERQIFTADDTSTEELVSRMTIPLSLTFQLTRNCNFRCVYCSEPPGIRTRPVEEVLEMVDKLSGMRRIIFSGGEPMAYKHFWRVLEHAQGKFERIVLSTNASMIKPGDGDRLKELVHYVDITVDGPRKQHDAIRGQYDKVIRGLRRVAEAEIPLSVICVFMQGNRNVIHYIAQTGDIFGAKKVKVLTTIPKGMSKNLFEDFTSSEDIEALEVRLREEKERNGWTPRIVMTDWMKVGQGHAILIEPNGRAVASPVWNEPECIDPFADLSKCTAEELWQAFPYKINHLAKYLERTMIVID, from the coding sequence ATGCTGACTGAGACCATCGCCTTCGACGACGAACGGCAGATCTTCACCGCCGACGACACGTCCACCGAGGAATTGGTCAGCCGGATGACCATCCCGCTCAGCTTGACCTTCCAGCTCACCCGCAACTGCAACTTCCGCTGCGTCTACTGCTCCGAGCCGCCCGGCATTCGCACCCGTCCGGTCGAGGAAGTGCTAGAGATGGTCGACAAGCTGTCCGGTATGCGTCGCATCATCTTCTCCGGCGGCGAGCCGATGGCTTACAAGCACTTCTGGCGGGTGCTGGAACACGCTCAAGGCAAGTTCGAGCGGATCGTCCTGTCGACCAACGCCAGCATGATCAAGCCAGGCGACGGCGACCGGCTCAAGGAGCTGGTCCACTACGTCGACATCACCGTCGACGGTCCACGCAAACAGCATGACGCCATCCGTGGCCAGTACGACAAGGTGATCAGGGGCTTAAGGCGAGTTGCCGAGGCCGAGATCCCGCTGTCGGTCATCTGCGTGTTCATGCAAGGCAACCGCAACGTCATTCACTACATCGCCCAGACTGGCGACATCTTCGGTGCCAAGAAGGTCAAGGTGCTGACGACCATCCCGAAGGGCATGAGCAAGAACCTGTTTGAGGACTTCACCTCAAGCGAGGACATCGAGGCACTTGAGGTGCGGCTGCGTGAGGAGAAGGAGCGTAACGGCTGGACGCCGCGGATCGTGATGACTGACTGGATGAAGGTCGGCCAGGGCCATGCCATCCTGATCGAGCCGAACGGCCGCGCGGTCGCCTCGCCGGTCTGGAACGAGCCGGAGTGCATCGATCCCTTCGCCGATCTGTCGAAGTGCACGGCCGAAGAGTTGTGGCAGGCCTTCCCGTATAAGATCAACCACCTGGCCAAGTACCTCGAACGGACCATGATTGTCATCGACTGA
- a CDS encoding DUF3846 domain-containing protein, with product MSNLITALHVPADVTRQIEKRQVDNQDIDAYQAAVGGHLEAVQLEQPSATLYANEEGKLLEMPVNERATALMWLHNRRLRNQDVLCGDALLVGPPDPHGDDLSAPEHYVDLVEAAILVIEAQFDSESGWQRSNGTFSDWFQAYRYALGATIRWPMIREVRVIRP from the coding sequence GTGAGCAACTTGATCACGGCACTGCACGTTCCCGCAGACGTGACCCGGCAGATCGAGAAGCGTCAGGTCGATAATCAAGATATCGATGCCTATCAGGCAGCGGTCGGCGGTCATCTGGAGGCTGTTCAGCTAGAGCAACCGTCGGCGACCTTGTATGCCAACGAAGAAGGCAAGCTGCTTGAGATGCCAGTAAACGAACGCGCGACAGCGTTGATGTGGCTACACAACCGTCGACTCCGAAATCAGGACGTGCTTTGCGGCGACGCTCTGTTGGTTGGTCCGCCTGATCCGCACGGTGATGATCTGTCGGCGCCGGAACACTATGTCGATCTGGTCGAGGCTGCCATTTTGGTGATTGAAGCCCAGTTCGACAGTGAGAGTGGCTGGCAGCGCAGCAACGGAACGTTCTCGGACTGGTTCCAGGCGTATCGGTACGCGCTTGGCGCCACCATACGATGGCCAATGATCCGCGAGGTGCGGGTGATCCGGCCCTAA
- a CDS encoding helix-turn-helix domain-containing protein: MDKSIYTAEYQRLCQVLRDLRREAGLTQVEVAERLEEPQSFVSKYESGERRLDVVELRHVSVALGVSLGTVLDRLAPEWLNG; this comes from the coding sequence GTGGACAAGTCGATCTACACCGCCGAGTACCAGCGGCTGTGCCAGGTTCTGCGGGATCTGCGGCGCGAGGCTGGGCTGACCCAGGTAGAGGTCGCCGAGCGCCTGGAGGAGCCGCAGTCGTTTGTGAGCAAGTATGAGTCCGGCGAGCGGCGATTGGATGTTGTGGAGTTACGACACGTCTCCGTTGCCCTCGGTGTATCTCTTGGCACCGTCCTCGACCGCCTCGCGCCTGAGTGGCTGAACGGCTAG
- a CDS encoding DUF6119 family protein, which produces MRITLYLLREEAEFDRSTLRNSSSYTPWAVRAPDEDDLDWQLFVRQAPSSPPKWMPALAPIIADSDATERQLLTRSAGAVLLARTSGRVFVLTFGTGYHAVDESQMEPDFGLIVAANSVDPRKLKVAEARGMDKGMRNAVSSLPVPNEIFALGLSTNEEWIKRLGGKVSDETFAASISGADSLRLSIEDFSLDQLGAKLKQVLTVFQRDSYKQVFPFLNYFRRLPAKDPLIAELDAQLLSDMTSRSEQVGFAAPDEFEFATPDFYMLRRRGRRKEVEVGELSSEAVYDALDQLGAWDDPLRGVDVAAFGGADHIDDERMPLDRYTVVNVRRQVDGVEDRFARTAGAWFRIDRDYVETLERFMAGVQDITPDFPLPVWDEDWLVANNIEGKYGEERYNNHVGKECGYAVLDRKFYRGRAGQKIEVCDLLTPARQLVCVKRLDGADRLSHLFQQGSVSSRLMQDVAYQTKVLDALDSVGGGHDFGDRSGWTFVFAIATSRTGALHDILTFFGRVALMTHAEAIAELGYKVAIAKVDYVAATKPPPSDQTDD; this is translated from the coding sequence ATGCGCATCACTCTGTACCTATTACGTGAAGAAGCCGAGTTCGATCGCTCAACATTGCGCAACAGTTCGTCCTACACACCTTGGGCCGTCCGCGCGCCCGACGAAGATGACCTGGACTGGCAGTTGTTCGTGCGCCAAGCGCCGTCGAGCCCGCCCAAGTGGATGCCGGCGCTTGCGCCGATCATCGCCGACAGCGACGCGACAGAGCGGCAGCTGCTGACACGATCTGCCGGCGCGGTATTGCTGGCTCGTACCAGCGGACGCGTCTTCGTGCTGACGTTCGGTACGGGTTATCACGCTGTCGATGAGTCGCAGATGGAGCCGGACTTCGGCCTGATCGTGGCCGCCAACAGCGTCGATCCCCGCAAGCTCAAAGTGGCCGAAGCCCGCGGCATGGACAAGGGCATGCGGAACGCCGTCAGTTCGCTGCCGGTCCCCAACGAGATCTTCGCTCTCGGTCTGTCGACCAACGAAGAGTGGATCAAGCGATTAGGCGGCAAGGTCAGTGACGAGACCTTCGCTGCAAGCATCTCCGGCGCTGACTCGCTACGGCTGAGCATCGAGGACTTCAGCCTCGATCAACTCGGCGCCAAGCTCAAGCAGGTCCTGACTGTCTTTCAGCGCGACAGCTACAAGCAGGTGTTTCCCTTCCTCAACTACTTCCGCCGACTGCCAGCGAAGGACCCACTTATCGCCGAACTCGACGCTCAGCTGCTGAGTGATATGACCAGTCGGTCCGAGCAGGTCGGCTTCGCGGCACCCGACGAGTTCGAGTTCGCTACACCCGATTTCTACATGCTGCGCCGCCGCGGCCGCCGCAAGGAAGTCGAAGTCGGCGAGCTGAGTTCCGAGGCCGTCTACGATGCGCTCGATCAACTCGGGGCCTGGGACGACCCCCTACGCGGCGTGGACGTTGCCGCGTTCGGTGGCGCCGACCATATCGACGACGAGCGGATGCCGCTGGACCGTTACACCGTGGTCAATGTCCGCCGCCAGGTTGACGGGGTCGAGGATCGCTTCGCCCGGACGGCCGGTGCATGGTTCCGCATCGACCGCGACTACGTCGAAACACTGGAGCGGTTCATGGCCGGCGTTCAGGACATCACGCCGGACTTCCCGCTGCCGGTATGGGATGAGGACTGGCTCGTCGCCAACAACATCGAGGGCAAGTACGGCGAGGAGCGCTACAACAACCACGTCGGCAAGGAGTGCGGCTACGCCGTGCTGGACCGGAAGTTCTATCGTGGCCGGGCCGGTCAGAAGATCGAGGTCTGCGATCTTCTGACGCCTGCCAGGCAGCTGGTCTGCGTCAAGCGCCTGGACGGCGCCGACCGACTGAGTCACCTCTTCCAACAGGGATCCGTATCCTCGCGACTGATGCAGGACGTTGCCTACCAAACGAAGGTCCTCGACGCTCTCGATAGCGTCGGCGGCGGCCATGACTTCGGCGATCGATCCGGCTGGACGTTCGTTTTCGCCATCGCCACCAGTCGCACAGGTGCACTTCACGATATCCTGACGTTCTTCGGGCGCGTCGCCCTCATGACGCACGCTGAGGCGATCGCTGAGTTGGGATACAAGGTGGCGATCGCCAAGGTCGACTACGTCGCCGCGACGAAGCCACCACCGAGTGATCAAACAGACGACTGA
- a CDS encoding pentapeptide repeat-containing protein: MNQLVTALRYGDRDSFVQLKYQRLQEGDVLRFDNLDLRGVDLSTVPLSFTYFVACNLSSASFRSNYLLPTAFQHCDMQRVDLRGTGGVVDMYACDLRDAVWDEQTSLGPMKLDSEPSRLEAVQMDQRLHHFLANQGVRFKLRKPLDAIYDMAQNCAYQ, encoded by the coding sequence ATGAACCAGTTAGTCACGGCGCTACGCTACGGTGACCGTGATTCCTTTGTTCAGCTGAAGTACCAACGCCTCCAAGAGGGCGACGTTCTCCGCTTCGACAACCTGGACTTGCGCGGCGTCGATCTGAGCACGGTACCGCTCAGTTTTACGTATTTCGTTGCCTGCAATCTAAGTAGTGCTAGCTTTCGCAGTAATTACTTACTACCCACAGCCTTCCAGCACTGTGATATGCAGCGTGTCGACCTGCGCGGTACAGGCGGAGTCGTCGATATGTACGCATGCGATCTACGCGATGCCGTATGGGATGAGCAGACGAGCCTTGGACCGATGAAGCTCGACTCCGAGCCGTCTAGACTTGAGGCAGTGCAGATGGACCAAAGGCTCCATCACTTCCTAGCCAATCAGGGCGTCCGGTTCAAGCTACGTAAGCCACTCGATGCCATATACGACATGGCGCAGAACTGCGCGTATCAATAG
- a CDS encoding M24 family metallopeptidase, whose amino-acid sequence MTATTSNKEQFLAAAYPEQEPAFSIGEYQNRHQRLRQAMAEIDLDLIYLSSPEAICWLTGYQAEWYHGQSPSAWPALSGVAVHVDHDHWLHFETEDELLLARITSASTHIHLAGDRDLLDGIISGLRHAGWVRSGTRVGLEMGSYRPNRLDSEAFQAAIEAAGGVISDATQIVRRARRHKSPQEISHIRTAQRIADIGMAAARSALQPGITELDVYAEIVYAMAKAGGENPGITMPVCSGAKSACVHALASRRKIMPGDIVNIDVSGVYFRYHANMARTFSLGEPDPVISDYIKPTLAALDIVRGHLKSGATVHQVMQPLQAYYQEVGVWDDRWWVGGYELGIAFPPDWVGEFVYDEDTDPEAAFIENEVLNFEANFYLPKHAGLTMGINTLLVTPSGAEFLQSTPNDFFVIGG is encoded by the coding sequence ATGACCGCCACCACGTCTAACAAGGAACAGTTCCTCGCCGCTGCCTACCCCGAACAGGAGCCCGCCTTCTCCATCGGGGAATACCAAAACCGCCACCAGCGACTGCGACAGGCAATGGCCGAGATCGACCTTGACCTCATCTACCTGTCATCGCCCGAGGCGATCTGCTGGCTGACCGGCTACCAGGCTGAGTGGTACCACGGGCAGTCGCCGTCAGCCTGGCCGGCGCTATCCGGTGTCGCCGTGCACGTCGACCACGACCACTGGCTGCACTTCGAGACCGAAGACGAGCTGCTGCTGGCGCGGATCACGTCCGCATCGACCCATATCCACCTCGCCGGCGACAGGGACCTGCTCGACGGCATCATCTCAGGACTGCGGCACGCGGGATGGGTCCGCAGCGGCACACGCGTTGGCCTGGAGATGGGCAGCTACCGACCCAACCGCCTGGACAGCGAGGCATTCCAGGCAGCCATCGAGGCCGCCGGCGGCGTCATCAGCGACGCAACCCAGATCGTCCGACGGGCTCGTCGGCACAAAAGCCCCCAGGAGATCTCGCACATCCGCACCGCTCAACGCATCGCCGACATCGGCATGGCCGCGGCCAGGTCGGCACTCCAACCCGGCATCACCGAGCTCGACGTCTACGCCGAGATCGTCTACGCCATGGCCAAGGCCGGCGGGGAGAACCCGGGCATCACGATGCCCGTCTGCTCGGGAGCAAAAAGCGCATGCGTCCACGCGCTCGCCTCCCGGCGCAAGATCATGCCCGGCGACATCGTCAACATCGACGTCAGCGGGGTGTATTTCCGCTACCACGCCAACATGGCACGGACCTTCTCCCTCGGAGAGCCCGACCCAGTGATAAGCGACTACATCAAGCCCACGCTCGCTGCGCTCGACATCGTCCGCGGTCACCTCAAGTCAGGGGCGACGGTTCACCAGGTCATGCAGCCGCTACAGGCCTACTACCAGGAGGTTGGCGTCTGGGACGACCGCTGGTGGGTCGGCGGCTACGAGCTCGGCATCGCCTTCCCCCCGGACTGGGTCGGCGAGTTCGTTTACGACGAGGACACCGACCCAGAGGCGGCCTTCATCGAAAACGAAGTCCTCAACTTCGAGGCGAACTTCTACCTCCCCAAACACGCCGGACTCACCATGGGCATCAACACACTGCTTGTTACCCCAAGCGGCGCAGAGTTCCTACAGTCGACGCCGAATGACTTCTTCGTCATCGGCGGCTGA
- a CDS encoding N,N-dimethylformamidase beta subunit family domain-containing protein codes for MSSTTRPHVIAVENAKPGTVDWLPRRLSYRPGVSAGQKPGADRLIWQDSGRNAEIEGWCAATSVLPGDTLTIHVSTAPATDFTIDFYRMGYYQGLGARHMASVGPIAGAQQPDPSPKPGRLIECDWEPSYALDIPKDWTSGTYIGKLTRADNGVESYVIFVVRDQRQADLIAQTSEFTWQAYNRWPTAFSLYSNGEDDLTGYYGTDVFVSHDRPYMSTTYFVSPLPGTGEYFVFEYPFIYWLEQMGYDVTYCADIDTHRGTARFDRARAALVIGHDEYVTRSMYDNLTAARDSGLSLGFFAGNSYCFEVGMRPSSTGTPERVFSRVDAFGPDRSPESGYVPSEAELAYSASYPFPLKAPNDGLLMGARNHWPIEGVGDWVCDAPDHWVFNGTGMNAGESIPNLVGHEWHGGPTDIPGLEVISSGPTWEPLLGDGAYAATVYYGDANNIVFNAATCWWGTGLSHPPGFQRPTWQGLPSALPDRRVQQITQNVLNRMIGKSGRGSAGTAT; via the coding sequence TTGAGTAGCACGACCCGCCCACATGTGATCGCGGTCGAAAACGCCAAGCCCGGCACGGTCGACTGGCTGCCGCGACGGCTCAGTTACCGGCCCGGCGTGAGCGCAGGACAGAAGCCTGGCGCCGACAGGCTGATCTGGCAGGACTCCGGGCGGAACGCCGAGATCGAAGGCTGGTGCGCAGCGACGAGCGTCCTGCCCGGCGACACGCTCACCATCCACGTCAGCACCGCGCCGGCCACCGACTTCACCATCGACTTCTATCGGATGGGCTACTACCAGGGCCTCGGCGCCCGGCACATGGCCTCGGTCGGTCCGATTGCCGGCGCGCAGCAGCCCGATCCGTCCCCAAAGCCTGGCCGGCTGATCGAATGTGACTGGGAGCCCTCTTACGCGCTCGACATTCCCAAGGACTGGACGAGCGGCACATATATCGGCAAGTTGACCCGAGCTGACAACGGCGTCGAAAGCTATGTCATCTTCGTGGTTCGTGACCAGCGGCAGGCCGACCTGATTGCTCAGACCTCCGAGTTCACCTGGCAGGCGTACAACCGCTGGCCCACGGCGTTCTCTCTGTACTCCAACGGCGAGGACGACCTCACCGGCTACTACGGAACCGACGTCTTTGTCAGCCACGACCGCCCCTACATGTCGACGACCTACTTCGTTTCCCCGCTGCCGGGCACGGGCGAGTACTTCGTGTTCGAGTACCCGTTCATCTACTGGCTTGAGCAGATGGGGTACGACGTCACCTACTGCGCTGACATTGACACCCACCGCGGGACCGCACGTTTCGACCGGGCACGAGCCGCGCTGGTGATCGGGCACGACGAGTACGTGACCCGCAGCATGTACGACAACCTGACGGCCGCCCGAGACTCAGGCCTCAGCCTCGGGTTCTTCGCCGGGAACAGCTACTGCTTCGAGGTAGGAATGCGTCCCTCGTCCACGGGGACGCCAGAGCGGGTGTTTTCTCGGGTTGACGCCTTCGGCCCAGACCGATCCCCTGAGTCTGGCTATGTGCCCTCTGAGGCAGAACTCGCCTACAGCGCCAGCTACCCGTTCCCTCTGAAGGCCCCCAACGACGGGCTGTTGATGGGTGCGCGGAACCACTGGCCCATCGAAGGGGTCGGCGACTGGGTCTGCGACGCACCCGACCACTGGGTCTTCAACGGGACCGGCATGAACGCGGGCGAGTCCATCCCCAATCTGGTCGGCCATGAGTGGCACGGTGGGCCGACCGACATCCCAGGACTGGAAGTCATCTCCTCGGGTCCCACCTGGGAGCCGCTGCTCGGGGACGGTGCGTACGCGGCGACCGTCTACTACGGCGACGCGAACAACATCGTGTTCAACGCCGCCACCTGCTGGTGGGGAACCGGTCTGTCACACCCACCAGGATTCCAGCGCCCCACGTGGCAAGGACTGCCCTCCGCACTACCAGACCGGCGAGTTCAGCAGATCACCCAGAACGTCCTCAACCGGATGATCGGAAAATCCGGCCGCGGTTCGGCTGGAACTGCGACATGA
- a CDS encoding TetR/AcrR family transcriptional regulator has translation MPRYVDHEVRKQAILDAALEIMANEGSDGLSFRRIAEMVGGNSTTVVTHYYATQRELLDDLHARLSDAWESQIASLDLISDSPQERLRQLILWFIPETDADITMERARIQLMAQTEVDEVFRLAYQRWNASMREHLRERLVPLAPAEQLDSLVDLLRIFTRGTVLSMLEYPGEWPSERRTAVVDRLICLIDQTTTNPALPH, from the coding sequence ATGCCTCGCTACGTAGATCATGAAGTACGCAAGCAGGCCATCCTCGACGCCGCCTTGGAGATCATGGCGAACGAAGGTTCCGACGGGCTCTCATTCCGCCGGATCGCCGAGATGGTCGGCGGAAACTCAACGACGGTCGTCACGCACTACTATGCCACTCAGCGTGAACTTCTCGATGATCTCCACGCGCGTCTGTCCGATGCGTGGGAGAGCCAGATTGCCTCTCTTGATCTGATCTCGGATAGCCCGCAAGAGCGGCTGCGGCAGCTGATCCTCTGGTTCATTCCCGAGACCGATGCAGACATCACCATGGAACGGGCTCGCATTCAGTTGATGGCACAGACCGAAGTCGATGAGGTATTCCGGTTGGCGTATCAGCGGTGGAACGCGTCGATGCGTGAACACCTCCGTGAGCGGTTGGTTCCGCTCGCGCCGGCCGAGCAGTTGGACAGTCTGGTCGACCTACTCCGCATCTTCACCCGCGGAACGGTTCTGTCGATGCTGGAATACCCCGGAGAGTGGCCCAGCGAGCGCCGAACCGCCGTGGTGGATCGTCTGATCTGCCTCATCGACCAGACGACCACCAATCCGGCCCTGCCTCACTGA
- a CDS encoding MaoC/PaaZ C-terminal domain-containing protein, which yields MPDRYTFDEIPQRLGSTFVSPWITVDQRRLELFDEATFYVRDDYEWDVDSFPDGMIEGFHLLALIPYLVSTTARLHDPNAFAMNYGLDRVRFVTPVFVGQKLRARGEVTEIKQKNGGYLILTEFVGEVQGHDRPGFTAALWVLVLPRVPDDLTA from the coding sequence GTGCCTGATCGCTACACATTCGATGAGATTCCGCAGCGTCTTGGCAGCACATTCGTGAGCCCGTGGATCACCGTTGACCAGCGTCGGCTCGAGCTCTTCGACGAGGCGACGTTCTACGTGCGCGACGACTACGAATGGGATGTCGACAGCTTCCCGGATGGGATGATCGAGGGATTCCACCTGCTGGCGCTGATTCCATACCTGGTGAGTACCACTGCGCGGTTGCATGACCCCAACGCGTTCGCGATGAACTACGGACTGGATCGAGTCCGGTTCGTGACTCCGGTATTTGTTGGGCAGAAGCTGCGGGCTCGCGGCGAAGTCACGGAAATCAAACAGAAGAACGGCGGCTACCTCATCCTGACCGAGTTTGTCGGCGAGGTCCAGGGTCACGACCGACCGGGATTCACGGCCGCCCTATGGGTCCTCGTCCTGCCCCGAGTCCCGGATGACCTGACGGCCTAA
- a CDS encoding class I adenylate-forming enzyme family protein has protein sequence MGVGYMSDREPTDGPPDGIAAAVLESVPESLDAFLADRVERFADRPLLDYFEKGRTVTYSEFSRFVDEATSALVAAGVQPGDRVGVLLPNIPLFPVLTFALARVGAICVPINTRYTSTELDYVANDAAIDWLIVSDDLRGAVSDAEVFNRLPDSNILRPHTNEVRLELNGAVRDDIGGLDHQVSLDEVTHIQYTSGTTGFPKGCLLTQRYWLTAAASYAATGRGRARALEDSPYFYMSGPLLLTVTIWSGGTTMIPNRPSLTRLLSWLAEYDIDWCWLPPQLLKFPESELDRAHNLDAASIYATEPEQIKAIEARFGVAVRDAWSMTETGFGTYVPRDQPEMMYDRSIGIPMPLREFKIVDEELNELPNGEAGELCVRGPGMFLGYHNRPDANAELLIDGGWFRTGDIARRDDRGWLYFLGRAKDMVRRSGENISCAEVEAAICLMPEVRDCAVLAVPDEWRDEEVKVYVVLMDGFDKASVTPDMITNWAADRLASFKVPRYVEYRDELPLTPSDKVAKGVLREEKGDLREDSYDRVDGVWR, from the coding sequence ATGGGTGTCGGTTACATGTCGGACCGCGAACCGACGGATGGACCACCGGATGGGATCGCAGCGGCAGTTCTGGAGAGCGTCCCGGAGTCTCTCGATGCCTTCCTGGCTGATCGCGTCGAGCGGTTCGCCGATCGTCCGTTGCTGGACTATTTCGAGAAGGGTCGTACGGTCACCTACAGCGAGTTCTCGCGGTTCGTGGACGAGGCGACATCCGCGTTGGTGGCCGCGGGTGTTCAGCCCGGCGACCGAGTTGGCGTGCTCTTGCCCAACATTCCGTTGTTCCCGGTATTGACGTTCGCGTTGGCAAGGGTCGGTGCCATCTGCGTGCCGATCAACACTCGATACACCAGCACCGAACTCGACTATGTCGCAAACGATGCTGCCATCGACTGGCTCATCGTCAGTGACGACCTTCGTGGCGCCGTCTCGGACGCCGAGGTCTTCAACCGGCTTCCGGACTCCAACATTCTCAGACCACACACGAACGAGGTTCGGCTTGAACTCAACGGTGCCGTCCGCGACGACATCGGCGGCCTGGATCATCAGGTGTCCTTGGACGAGGTCACCCACATCCAGTACACCTCGGGCACCACCGGGTTCCCGAAGGGGTGCCTGCTGACCCAGCGATACTGGCTGACGGCCGCCGCGAGTTATGCCGCTACCGGTCGTGGCCGGGCGCGTGCGTTGGAGGACTCGCCGTACTTCTACATGTCGGGACCGCTGCTTCTCACCGTGACCATCTGGTCGGGAGGAACGACGATGATCCCGAACCGGCCGAGCCTGACGCGCCTGCTGAGCTGGTTGGCCGAATACGACATCGATTGGTGTTGGCTCCCGCCGCAGTTGTTGAAGTTTCCGGAGAGCGAGCTGGATCGAGCGCACAACCTTGATGCGGCGTCGATCTACGCGACCGAGCCGGAGCAGATCAAGGCGATCGAGGCGAGGTTCGGCGTCGCTGTCCGGGACGCGTGGTCCATGACGGAGACCGGCTTTGGCACCTATGTGCCGCGCGACCAGCCAGAGATGATGTACGACCGGTCAATTGGTATTCCGATGCCGCTGCGAGAGTTCAAGATCGTTGACGAGGAGCTCAATGAGCTTCCCAATGGCGAGGCCGGTGAACTGTGCGTGCGAGGACCAGGCATGTTCCTCGGCTATCACAATCGCCCGGACGCCAACGCCGAGTTGCTCATCGACGGTGGTTGGTTTCGCACCGGTGACATCGCCCGACGCGACGACCGGGGCTGGTTGTACTTCCTCGGCCGCGCCAAGGACATGGTTCGCCGCAGCGGCGAGAACATTTCATGCGCCGAGGTTGAGGCGGCGATCTGCCTGATGCCCGAGGTTCGGGACTGTGCCGTCCTGGCGGTGCCAGACGAGTGGCGTGACGAAGAGGTGAAGGTCTACGTCGTGCTCATGGACGGTTTCGACAAGGCTTCCGTCACTCCAGACATGATCACCAACTGGGCGGCTGATCGGCTTGCGTCCTTCAAGGTTCCGCGCTACGTCGAGTATCGGGACGAACTGCCGCTGACCCCTTCGGACAAAGTCGCGAAAGGTGTTCTGAGAGAGGAGAAAGGCGACCTTCGCGAAGACAGCTATGACCGCGTCGACGGCGTTTGGAGGTAA
- a CDS encoding flavin monoamine oxidase family protein produces the protein MQTTDQRGIELDADVVVIGAGAAGLSAARALRAAGRSVFVLEARDRVGGRLHGRMVNGMVVEYGGQWLAPYQHAALDLVKELGLRLFERYRDGAPVYLGGDHGAAHSKAVTSLGALVAQLDPQRPWEHPRAAELDHLSFAEWLRCHVTDQDARATLQLEVAEAFMTKPASTFSTLQVIALLGSGSGDVHDLLDPDRVLAMRVEGGLHRVPEAMATGLGDVVRLGEAVHSIDVLPGGQVHVRATSTHVRTRAVIVAVPPNLWSTIRQQPSPPGWLLQLGQRMSQGWVIKVQAVYDRPFWREAGLSGTGFGPGQLVHEVYDNTCHSSGHATLVGFIAGARALAAQQLTRDQRRAQVLESLQAYFGPEAASAVDFREHDWIADPWTQGAYCATLGMGDTVALRPRLAELSGPVRYASTELAGVGFMHVEGAIRSGRAAADAVLSILS, from the coding sequence ATGCAGACCACTGACCAGCGGGGGATCGAGCTGGACGCCGATGTCGTCGTCATTGGAGCGGGGGCTGCCGGTCTCAGTGCGGCACGCGCACTACGCGCGGCGGGCCGGTCGGTGTTTGTGTTGGAGGCGCGAGATCGGGTCGGTGGCCGGTTGCACGGTCGGATGGTCAACGGCATGGTCGTCGAGTACGGCGGGCAGTGGTTGGCCCCCTACCAGCACGCCGCTCTCGACCTCGTGAAGGAACTTGGTCTCCGCCTCTTCGAGCGCTACCGCGACGGAGCGCCGGTATATCTCGGAGGTGACCACGGCGCGGCGCACTCGAAAGCGGTAACGAGTCTTGGCGCCCTGGTGGCGCAGCTGGACCCGCAGCGCCCATGGGAACACCCCCGTGCAGCAGAACTGGACCACCTCTCCTTCGCCGAATGGCTCAGGTGCCACGTGACCGACCAAGACGCGCGTGCGACGCTGCAGCTTGAGGTGGCCGAGGCATTCATGACCAAGCCCGCATCCACCTTCTCGACGCTGCAAGTGATCGCGTTGCTCGGCAGCGGCAGCGGCGATGTGCACGACCTCCTGGACCCCGACCGGGTGCTCGCCATGCGGGTCGAGGGCGGCCTGCATCGGGTTCCCGAGGCGATGGCCACCGGACTTGGTGATGTCGTCCGGCTCGGGGAAGCTGTGCACTCTATTGACGTCCTCCCAGGTGGGCAGGTGCATGTGCGGGCCACCAGCACGCACGTGCGGACGCGGGCAGTCATCGTGGCAGTGCCACCGAACTTGTGGTCGACCATTCGCCAGCAGCCGTCCCCGCCGGGCTGGCTGCTCCAACTGGGGCAGCGGATGTCACAGGGCTGGGTGATTAAGGTCCAGGCCGTTTATGACCGGCCGTTCTGGCGCGAGGCCGGACTCTCGGGAACGGGCTTCGGTCCGGGACAGCTCGTGCATGAGGTGTACGACAACACCTGCCACAGCAGCGGACACGCAACACTCGTCGGCTTCATCGCCGGCGCCCGAGCGCTCGCCGCCCAACAGCTGACACGCGACCAGCGCCGAGCGCAGGTCCTGGAATCTCTGCAAGCGTACTTCGGCCCAGAGGCAGCCTCTGCGGTCGACTTCCGCGAGCACGACTGGATCGCGGACCCATGGACGCAAGGCGCCTATTGCGCCACCCTTGGCATGGGCGACACTGTCGCGCTCCGGCCGCGGCTGGCCGAACTGAGCGGCCCGGTGCGCTATGCCTCGACCGAGCTGGCAGGCGTGGGCTTCATGCACGTCGAGGGGGCCATACGCTCAGGTCGGGCCGCCGCCGACGCGGTCCTGAGCATTCTCTCCTGA